The following coding sequences are from one Verrucosispora sp. WMMD573 window:
- a CDS encoding MerR family transcriptional regulator has protein sequence MLTIGDFARLGRVSVRMLRHYDSIGLLPPAVVDPHSGYRYYTAAQLGRLNRVIALKDLGLTLAQVRAILDETVDLGELRGMLRLRRAQLAAQVAADTTRLSSVEARLHMIETEGRMTSQDVVLKQVPPIRVAELSAVARSYEPADIGPVLTPLYPELFRRLEAAGVNPAGPAVAWYDRAADGEGVVVHAGVGIEGEAAAGGVAVVELPAITAATTIHHGPMDTADRSMQVLARWIEENDWRTDGYARELYVDYWPEEADKGVTELQLPVRRI, from the coding sequence ATGTTGACCATCGGAGACTTCGCCCGCCTGGGCCGGGTGTCGGTACGGATGCTGCGGCACTACGACAGCATCGGGCTGCTACCGCCGGCCGTCGTCGATCCGCACAGCGGCTACCGCTACTACACCGCCGCCCAGCTGGGTCGGCTCAACCGGGTGATCGCCCTGAAGGACCTGGGGCTGACCCTGGCCCAGGTCCGGGCGATCCTCGACGAGACTGTCGACCTGGGTGAGCTGCGGGGCATGCTACGGCTGCGCCGGGCCCAGTTGGCCGCCCAGGTGGCGGCGGACACCACTCGACTGTCCAGTGTCGAGGCGAGGCTCCACATGATCGAGACGGAGGGTCGGATGACCAGCCAGGATGTCGTGCTCAAGCAGGTGCCACCGATCCGGGTCGCGGAGCTGAGTGCCGTTGCCCGCAGCTACGAGCCCGCGGACATCGGTCCGGTACTGACGCCGCTCTACCCGGAGCTGTTCCGCAGGCTGGAGGCAGCCGGGGTCAACCCGGCCGGGCCGGCCGTTGCCTGGTACGACCGGGCCGCCGACGGCGAGGGCGTGGTCGTGCATGCCGGGGTGGGTATCGAGGGCGAGGCGGCGGCCGGTGGCGTCGCCGTGGTGGAACTGCCGGCGATCACGGCGGCGACGACGATCCACCACGGCCCCATGGACACGGCCGACCGCAGCATGCAGGTGCTGGCCCGCTGGATCGAGGAGAACGACTGGCGGACGGACGGCTACGCGCGCGAGCTCTACGTGGATTATTGGCCCGAGGAGGCCGACAAGGGGGTCACCGAGTTGCAGCTGCCGGTACGCCGGATCTGA
- a CDS encoding DUF2188 domain-containing protein, which produces MTRNEYHVVPDGTGWKVEQGSTVVGTYDTKQRAVEVGRETAHGNEPSQLVVHTADGKIETEYTYQDDPYPPAG; this is translated from the coding sequence ATGACGCGCAACGAGTACCACGTGGTGCCCGACGGCACCGGCTGGAAGGTCGAGCAGGGCAGCACCGTGGTCGGGACGTACGACACGAAGCAGCGGGCGGTCGAGGTCGGGCGCGAGACGGCGCACGGCAACGAGCCCAGCCAGCTGGTGGTGCACACGGCCGACGGGAAAATCGAGACCGAGTACACCTACCAGGACGACCCGTACCCGCCCGCCGGCTGA
- a CDS encoding DUF305 domain-containing protein — protein MTTRRGRLLAAVTSIVVALAIGGFALRAGHSTSDDPAPAAATAPSTASPAPSPADASVPPVIVPGRPGEEAVERPADEVRDDAPPRYNGLDTWFVRMMIPHHEQALEMADLATDRSAEPQVRALADRIRASQGPEIGVLRAWLTARGLSAGVDGHDHATMRGMQSAEAMRRLSAARGAEFDSLFVRMMTEHHEGAVVMATDVLKVGVDLTVEQFATSVASEQAVEIARMRDLLPS, from the coding sequence ATGACCACTCGGCGCGGACGGCTACTTGCCGCCGTCACATCGATTGTCGTCGCGCTCGCCATCGGCGGCTTCGCGTTGCGGGCTGGTCACTCCACGTCGGACGATCCGGCCCCGGCCGCCGCCACCGCGCCCTCCACCGCCAGCCCCGCGCCGAGCCCGGCGGACGCCTCCGTGCCACCGGTCATCGTGCCGGGCCGTCCTGGCGAGGAAGCCGTCGAACGCCCCGCCGACGAGGTACGCGACGACGCGCCACCGCGCTACAACGGGCTGGACACCTGGTTCGTCCGGATGATGATCCCGCACCACGAGCAGGCGCTGGAGATGGCGGATCTGGCCACCGACCGGTCCGCCGAACCGCAGGTGCGGGCCCTCGCCGACCGGATCCGGGCCAGCCAGGGCCCGGAGATCGGTGTGCTGCGGGCCTGGCTGACCGCGCGGGGACTCTCCGCCGGTGTCGACGGGCACGACCATGCCACGATGCGCGGCATGCAGTCGGCCGAGGCGATGCGCCGGCTCTCGGCCGCCCGAGGCGCCGAGTTCGACAGTCTCTTCGTGCGGATGATGACCGAGCACCACGAGGGCGCGGTGGTGATGGCGACCGATGTGTTGAAGGTGGGGGTCGACCTGACCGTGGAGCAGTTCGCCACCTCCGTGGCCAGCGAGCAGGCCGTCGAGATCGCCCGGATGCGCGATCTTCTACCGTCCTGA
- a CDS encoding nucleotide sugar dehydrogenase, with translation MSVEKLVVVGQGYVGLPLAMQAVEAGLDVVGLDVDADRIKRLASGESFVADIPADRLGRALATGRYRPSTEYADAKDFDICVITVPTPLRDGTPDLSFVEQAGRGIGPYLRPGCTVVLESTTYPGTTEELLRPLLEAASGLRSPGDFHLGYSPERIDPGNPTWRLANTPKVVSGVDAAALTRVDSFYRRLVERTVPVDSTRIAELTKLIENTFRQVNIALVNELTMLSHQLNIDVWQAIEAAETKPFGFMPFRPGPGVGGHCLPIDPCYLSWQVKRRLGRQFRFIELANDVNHEMPEHVTQRVMAGLNRSGRAVKDARLLLLGLAYKRNTGDMRDSPAVEVARRLRELGAEVRAVEPYAEAHHLPAGVLTVSLTERELREADGVVVVTDHDVFDYDLVVRHARYVFDTRNRCTGPTVERL, from the coding sequence GTGAGCGTGGAGAAGTTGGTCGTCGTCGGCCAGGGTTACGTAGGTCTGCCGCTGGCCATGCAGGCCGTCGAGGCCGGACTGGACGTGGTCGGCCTCGACGTCGACGCCGACCGGATCAAGCGCCTCGCCTCGGGCGAGTCGTTCGTGGCGGACATTCCGGCCGACCGGCTCGGCCGCGCGCTGGCCACCGGTCGGTACCGCCCGAGCACCGAGTACGCCGACGCGAAGGACTTCGACATCTGCGTCATCACCGTGCCCACTCCACTGCGCGACGGCACGCCCGACCTGAGCTTCGTGGAGCAGGCCGGTAGGGGAATCGGACCGTACCTGCGGCCCGGCTGCACGGTGGTCCTGGAGTCCACCACCTACCCCGGTACCACCGAGGAGCTGCTCCGGCCGCTGCTGGAGGCGGCCAGCGGGCTGCGCAGCCCGGGAGACTTCCACCTCGGGTACAGCCCCGAGCGCATCGACCCGGGCAACCCGACCTGGCGGCTGGCCAACACCCCGAAGGTGGTCTCCGGGGTGGACGCCGCCGCGCTGACCCGGGTCGACTCGTTCTATCGACGCCTGGTGGAGCGGACGGTGCCGGTGGACTCGACTCGGATCGCCGAGCTGACCAAGCTGATCGAGAACACCTTCCGGCAGGTCAACATCGCCCTGGTCAACGAGCTGACGATGCTCTCGCACCAGCTGAACATCGACGTGTGGCAGGCCATCGAAGCGGCCGAGACCAAGCCGTTCGGATTCATGCCGTTCCGGCCCGGGCCGGGCGTCGGCGGGCACTGCCTACCGATCGACCCCTGCTACCTCTCCTGGCAGGTCAAGCGCCGCCTCGGCCGGCAGTTCCGGTTCATCGAGCTGGCCAACGACGTCAACCACGAGATGCCCGAACACGTGACGCAACGGGTGATGGCCGGGCTGAACCGCTCCGGGCGGGCGGTCAAGGACGCCCGGCTGCTGCTGCTCGGGCTGGCGTACAAACGCAACACCGGTGACATGCGCGACTCGCCGGCCGTCGAGGTCGCCCGGCGGCTGCGGGAACTCGGTGCCGAGGTGCGGGCGGTCGAGCCGTACGCCGAGGCGCACCACCTGCCCGCCGGGGTGCTGACGGTGAGCCTGACCGAGCGGGAGCTGCGCGAGGCCGACGGCGTCGTGGTGGTGACCGACCACGACGTGTTCGACTACGACCTCGTGGTCCGGCATGCCCGATACGTCTTCGACACCCGCAACCGCTGCACCGGCCCCACCGTGGAACGTCTCTGA
- a CDS encoding serine/threonine-protein kinase has product MLSSEVVLSGRYRLDERVATGGMGDVWRATDLILGRQVAVKVLLPSLVSDPDFIARFRAEARIMAALRHPGIVQVYDCGEDDLPDGGRADYLVMEFVTGQPLSKRIEAEGRLDVGLTMSVVAQSAQALHAAHAGGIVHRDVKPSNLLIQEDGTVVLVDFGVARSTNVTSITSTNAVPGTALYMAPEQAAGRPVSGATDLYALGAVAYCCLTGSPPFTGDNPLQVAVRHLDDPPPELPHDIPEAVRVLVDRALAKDPADRFSSAAAMAEAARAAVSEGALPTTVVPMTTPLRDAGPDTRTGLPVVDAPPPGRRRRGKLVGALTAVLVGMTALGAALGATQEADTPAVKLPTTAPTVQSTDGEAAPPSPQESAPAQAPSLRPAGSTTRPTDSPSPEPSSPQPSESSEPAPPEPSASSSDAPEPTGSSSAPTPSVSPPSSPPSTPPVVDPPPDTDDGEGG; this is encoded by the coding sequence GTGTTGTCTTCGGAGGTCGTACTCAGCGGCCGTTACCGCTTGGACGAACGTGTCGCCACCGGCGGCATGGGCGATGTCTGGCGGGCGACCGACCTGATCCTCGGACGGCAGGTCGCGGTCAAGGTACTGCTGCCCTCGCTCGTCTCCGATCCCGACTTCATCGCCCGGTTCCGCGCCGAGGCGCGGATCATGGCGGCACTGCGGCACCCGGGCATCGTGCAGGTCTACGACTGCGGTGAGGACGACCTGCCCGATGGCGGCCGGGCCGACTACCTGGTCATGGAGTTCGTCACCGGTCAGCCGCTGTCCAAGCGGATCGAGGCCGAGGGTCGCCTGGATGTGGGCCTGACCATGTCGGTGGTGGCACAGTCGGCCCAGGCGTTGCACGCCGCGCACGCCGGCGGGATCGTGCACCGCGACGTCAAACCGAGCAACCTGCTGATCCAGGAGGACGGCACGGTCGTCCTGGTCGACTTCGGCGTGGCCCGTTCGACGAACGTCACGAGCATCACCAGCACGAACGCCGTGCCGGGCACCGCCCTATATATGGCGCCCGAGCAGGCCGCCGGGCGACCGGTCTCCGGCGCGACGGACCTGTACGCGCTCGGCGCCGTCGCCTACTGCTGCCTGACCGGCAGTCCGCCGTTCACCGGCGACAACCCCCTCCAGGTTGCCGTCCGGCATCTCGACGACCCGCCACCGGAGCTGCCGCACGACATCCCGGAAGCGGTGCGGGTGCTTGTCGACCGGGCTCTGGCCAAGGACCCGGCGGACCGGTTCAGCAGCGCCGCGGCGATGGCGGAAGCGGCACGGGCGGCCGTCTCCGAGGGCGCCCTGCCGACCACTGTGGTCCCGATGACCACGCCACTGCGCGACGCCGGGCCGGACACGCGCACCGGACTGCCGGTGGTCGACGCACCGCCACCGGGGCGTCGGCGACGCGGCAAGCTGGTAGGTGCGCTGACCGCCGTGCTGGTGGGGATGACGGCGCTCGGCGCGGCGCTCGGCGCCACCCAGGAGGCGGACACCCCGGCGGTCAAGCTGCCGACCACCGCCCCGACGGTGCAGTCCACCGACGGGGAGGCGGCACCACCGAGCCCGCAGGAGAGCGCACCGGCGCAGGCGCCGTCGCTGCGTCCGGCCGGTTCGACGACCCGGCCGACCGACTCCCCGTCGCCCGAGCCGTCCTCGCCGCAGCCCAGCGAGTCGAGCGAACCCGCGCCGCCGGAGCCGAGCGCGTCAAGCTCCGACGCCCCCGAGCCGACGGGCTCGTCCAGCGCCCCCACTCCGTCGGTGTCGCCCCCATCGTCGCCGCCCAGCACACCGCCCGTGGTAGACCCGCCGCCGGACACCGACGACGGCGAGGGCGGCTGA
- a CDS encoding RNA polymerase sigma factor, with protein MTGELDQLVAAARAGDEDAFRQLYRNLQPGLLRYLTALVGADAEDVASETWLQVARDLPTFTGGEFRAWAVTIARNRAMDHLRRQRRRPALSVPVQELSELAGDADTAERAGESLGTEAALAMIASLPPREAEAVLLRAVIGLDAETAGRVLGRRAGAVRTAAHRGLRRLAVLLNQRAASTAPDDVPTAADIRARRRAGLPPQTEPVDG; from the coding sequence GTGACCGGTGAGCTGGACCAGCTGGTGGCCGCCGCTCGGGCCGGTGACGAGGACGCCTTCCGCCAGCTGTACCGCAACCTGCAGCCCGGGCTGCTGCGCTACCTGACCGCCCTGGTCGGTGCGGATGCCGAGGACGTCGCGTCGGAGACCTGGTTGCAGGTGGCCCGCGACCTGCCGACCTTCACCGGCGGCGAGTTTCGTGCCTGGGCCGTCACCATCGCCAGGAACCGGGCGATGGACCACCTGCGCCGGCAGCGCCGTCGCCCAGCTTTGTCGGTGCCCGTGCAGGAACTGAGCGAGTTGGCCGGGGACGCGGACACCGCCGAACGGGCGGGCGAGAGTCTCGGCACCGAGGCCGCGCTCGCGATGATCGCCAGCCTGCCGCCCCGGGAGGCCGAGGCGGTCCTGCTGCGCGCCGTGATCGGGCTCGACGCCGAGACCGCCGGGCGGGTGCTCGGCCGTCGGGCCGGTGCGGTGCGTACCGCCGCCCACCGTGGCCTGCGCCGGCTGGCCGTTCTGCTAAACCAGCGAGCTGCCAGCACCGCACCCGACGATGTCCCGACCGCGGCCGACATCCGGGCTCGGCGACGCGCCGGCCTGCCGCCACAGACCGAACCGGTGGACGGCTGA
- the egtA gene encoding ergothioneine biosynthesis glutamate--cysteine ligase EgtA → MVMSPEVDRIPVLRDRAAAARHLARICFKTGPPTLTGVELEWTVHDAVDPVRSVDAARLRAALGPYGPTTLDPTSPALRLFQGGAITVEPGGQLEISTPPRTGVAALIEATQSDVAQTTTLLHAAGLTLGRAGIDPHRHPRPVIDTPRYRAMRQVFDRRGSDGRTMMYSTAGLQICLDAGQPEQMPARWQLVHAVGPPLLAAFATATRHAGRDTGWASARMGAWWRIDPARTAPVWTPAEADRDPVAAWTAYVLAAPLLCVRGDGPDWTAPPDVTFADWVDGALHRPPRVDDLEYHVSTLFPPVRPRGYLEIRYLDAQPGRSWILPLAVFSALLSGPDTIAAAMAVTASAADGWHRAARYGLRDVTLARAAAQLFDLARTALPRLDLPPGLHRDIDHGLRRRRDAAERSQP, encoded by the coding sequence ATGGTGATGTCACCCGAGGTGGACCGGATCCCGGTGCTGCGGGACCGTGCCGCCGCGGCCCGGCACCTCGCCCGGATCTGCTTCAAGACCGGGCCACCCACCCTCACCGGGGTCGAGCTGGAATGGACGGTCCACGACGCCGTCGATCCGGTGCGCTCCGTCGACGCCGCGCGGCTACGCGCGGCACTGGGGCCGTACGGCCCCACCACGCTGGACCCGACCAGCCCGGCCCTGCGCCTGTTCCAGGGCGGCGCGATCACCGTCGAACCCGGTGGCCAACTGGAGATCTCCACCCCGCCGCGAACCGGTGTCGCCGCGCTGATCGAGGCCACCCAGTCCGACGTGGCACAAACCACCACACTTCTGCACGCCGCCGGCCTGACTCTCGGCCGGGCCGGTATCGACCCGCACCGACACCCCCGGCCGGTGATCGACACTCCCCGCTACCGCGCGATGCGTCAGGTCTTCGACCGTCGCGGATCCGACGGGCGGACGATGATGTACAGCACGGCCGGTCTGCAGATCTGTCTCGACGCCGGGCAGCCCGAGCAGATGCCGGCCCGTTGGCAACTGGTACACGCGGTCGGGCCGCCCCTGCTCGCCGCCTTCGCAACCGCCACCCGGCACGCCGGCCGTGACACCGGCTGGGCGTCGGCCCGGATGGGCGCGTGGTGGCGCATCGATCCCGCCCGCACCGCCCCGGTCTGGACGCCCGCCGAAGCCGACCGGGATCCGGTCGCCGCCTGGACGGCCTACGTCCTGGCCGCGCCGCTGCTCTGCGTCCGCGGCGACGGCCCGGACTGGACAGCACCGCCGGACGTCACGTTCGCCGACTGGGTCGACGGGGCGCTGCACCGACCGCCCCGCGTCGACGACCTGGAATACCACGTCAGCACGCTCTTCCCGCCGGTGCGGCCGCGCGGCTACCTGGAGATCCGTTACCTCGACGCCCAACCGGGACGGAGCTGGATCCTGCCGTTGGCGGTGTTCAGCGCACTGCTCAGCGGCCCCGACACGATCGCCGCCGCGATGGCGGTGACCGCGTCCGCCGCCGACGGCTGGCACCGCGCCGCGCGGTACGGGCTGCGGGACGTCACCCTGGCCCGGGCCGCCGCTCAGCTGTTCGACCTGGCCCGGACCGCGCTGCCGCGGCTGGATCTGCCGCCCGGCCTGCACCGGGATATCGACCACGGATTACGGCGGCGACGTGACGCCGCGGAGAGGAGTCAGCCGTGA
- the egtB gene encoding ergothioneine biosynthesis protein EgtB has translation MTDTGIDRDAEGLRGRIASELARTRARTARLTEAVDDADLMRQHSPLMSPLVWDLAHVGNQEELWLVRDVGGREPVRCDIDDLYDAFKQPRRDRPSLPLLPPPEARAYVATVREKVYDLLDRVTFDGDRLVADGFAFGMIVQHEQQHDETMLATHQLRSGPVALHAPPPPEPAVRVPAEVLVPAGPFVMGTDTDPWALDNERPAHRVDLPAYVIDAAPVTNGAYRAFIADGGYDDPRWWTAAGWRHRRQDGLSAPMHWRRDGDDWAYLRFGRWDRVRDDEPVVHVCFHEAQAYATWAGKRLPTEAEWEKAARWDPATGRSRRYPWGDDDPTSAHANLGQRHLSPAPVGAYPAGVSPLGAHQLVGDVWEWTATPFRGYPGFAAFPYREYSEVFFGDDYQVLRGGSFGTDQAACRSTFRNWDYPIRRQIFSGFRCARDARPDEAHR, from the coding sequence GTGACCGACACCGGCATCGACCGCGACGCCGAAGGGCTGCGCGGCCGGATCGCCTCGGAACTGGCGCGTACCCGCGCCCGTACCGCCCGGCTGACCGAGGCGGTGGACGACGCCGACCTGATGCGTCAGCACTCACCGTTGATGTCCCCGCTGGTGTGGGACCTGGCGCACGTGGGCAACCAGGAGGAGCTCTGGCTGGTGCGCGACGTCGGCGGGCGGGAGCCGGTCCGGTGCGACATCGACGACCTGTACGACGCGTTCAAGCAGCCACGTCGGGACCGCCCCTCGTTGCCGTTGCTGCCGCCGCCGGAGGCCCGGGCGTACGTGGCCACGGTCCGGGAAAAGGTGTACGACCTGCTGGATCGTGTCACCTTCGACGGTGATCGGTTGGTGGCCGACGGCTTCGCCTTCGGCATGATCGTGCAGCACGAGCAGCAGCACGACGAGACGATGCTCGCCACCCACCAGTTGCGTTCCGGTCCCGTGGCACTGCACGCGCCGCCGCCACCGGAGCCGGCCGTACGGGTTCCCGCCGAGGTGCTGGTGCCCGCCGGCCCGTTCGTGATGGGTACCGACACCGACCCCTGGGCGTTGGACAACGAGCGCCCCGCCCACCGGGTGGACCTGCCCGCGTACGTCATCGACGCCGCACCGGTGACCAACGGTGCGTACCGTGCGTTCATCGCTGACGGGGGTTACGACGACCCGCGTTGGTGGACCGCGGCGGGCTGGCGGCACCGCCGGCAGGACGGTCTCAGTGCGCCGATGCACTGGCGACGGGACGGTGACGACTGGGCCTACCTGCGGTTCGGCAGGTGGGACCGGGTCCGCGACGACGAGCCGGTGGTGCACGTCTGCTTCCACGAGGCGCAGGCGTACGCCACCTGGGCGGGCAAGCGGCTGCCCACCGAGGCGGAGTGGGAGAAGGCCGCCCGGTGGGATCCGGCGACCGGCCGATCCCGGCGCTATCCGTGGGGCGACGACGACCCCACCTCCGCGCACGCCAACCTGGGCCAGCGACACCTGTCGCCGGCACCGGTGGGCGCCTACCCGGCAGGGGTGTCGCCGCTCGGGGCGCACCAACTCGTCGGCGACGTGTGGGAATGGACCGCCACCCCCTTCCGGGGCTATCCAGGCTTCGCCGCCTTCCCCTACCGGGAGTACTCCGAGGTCTTCTTCGGCGACGACTACCAGGTGCTGCGGGGCGGCTCCTTCGGTACCGACCAGGCGGCCTGCCGCAGCACGTTCCGCAACTGGGACTACCCCATCCGGCGGCAGATCTTCAGCGGCTTCCGCTGCGCCCGGGACGCCCGGCCCGACGAGGCGCATCGGTGA
- the egtC gene encoding ergothioneine biosynthesis protein EgtC, giving the protein MCRHLAYLGPPVTLRELLFDPPHSLLRQSWAPRDMRGGGTINADGFGVGWYPDGETPVRYRRAQPIWSDPTIAELAAVTSSGAVLAAVRSATVGMAIVDAAAAPFAEGPWLFSHNGVVRGWPDSMVPLAAELPVRDLLTLDATTDSALLWALVRARLRAGVAPARAVAETVTSVAAAAPGSRLNLLLTDGRTVVASAAGHALSLRATPASVLLASEPHDDGPGWREVPDGQLVRATATDLRQQALAAW; this is encoded by the coding sequence ATGTGTCGACACCTGGCCTATCTGGGGCCACCGGTGACCCTGCGGGAGTTGCTGTTCGATCCGCCGCACTCGCTGCTGCGTCAGTCCTGGGCCCCACGCGACATGCGCGGCGGGGGGACCATCAACGCCGACGGGTTCGGCGTCGGGTGGTACCCGGACGGCGAGACGCCGGTGCGGTACCGCCGGGCGCAGCCCATCTGGAGCGACCCGACCATCGCCGAGTTGGCGGCGGTCACCTCCTCCGGCGCGGTGCTGGCCGCCGTCCGCTCGGCCACCGTCGGCATGGCGATCGTCGATGCCGCCGCCGCGCCCTTCGCCGAGGGGCCGTGGCTGTTCAGCCACAACGGGGTGGTGCGGGGCTGGCCCGACTCCATGGTCCCGCTCGCCGCCGAGCTACCCGTACGGGACCTGCTCACCCTCGACGCGACGACCGACTCGGCACTGCTGTGGGCACTGGTCCGTGCCCGGTTGCGTGCCGGTGTCGCGCCGGCCCGGGCGGTCGCCGAGACGGTGACCTCGGTGGCTGCGGCGGCGCCCGGCTCCCGGCTCAATCTGCTGCTCACCGACGGGCGCACGGTGGTCGCCAGCGCGGCCGGGCACGCCCTGTCACTGCGGGCCACGCCCGCGTCGGTGCTGCTGGCCTCCGAACCGCACGACGACGGACCGGGCTGGCGCGAGGTGCCAGACGGGCAACTCGTGCGGGCCACGGCGACCGATCTGCGCCAGCAGGCACTGGCGGCCTGGTGA
- the egtD gene encoding L-histidine N(alpha)-methyltransferase: MGAEPLEIHLDDRDIGRSLRRDVRVGLTAAAKWLPPRWFYDSRGSELFEEITRLPEYYPTRAERAVLAAQATEIAELTGAKTLIELGSGSSGKTRLLLDAFTERGGLGTFVPLDVSASALAGSTAALAADYPGLRVRGIVGDFTRHLAHLPTGGRRLVIFLGGTIGNLLPEERSEFVAGMRAALEAGDWLLVGTDLVKDPAVIVPAYDDAAGVTAEFNRNVLRVLNRELGADFDPAGFAHVALWNPEQEWIEMRLRAERSMRVTVLDLGVDFAAGEDLRTEVSAKFRPEGIAGELAAGGFRTERFWTDPGGLFGVTLARAE, encoded by the coding sequence ATGGGCGCTGAGCCGCTCGAGATCCACCTCGACGACCGGGACATCGGCCGCAGCCTGCGAAGGGACGTCCGCGTCGGGCTGACCGCCGCGGCGAAGTGGCTGCCGCCGAGGTGGTTCTACGACTCCCGGGGCAGCGAACTCTTCGAAGAGATCACCCGACTGCCCGAGTACTACCCGACCCGGGCCGAACGTGCCGTCCTGGCCGCGCAGGCGACGGAGATCGCCGAGCTGACCGGCGCGAAGACCCTCATCGAGCTGGGGTCCGGTTCCTCGGGGAAGACCCGCCTGCTGCTGGACGCCTTCACCGAGCGCGGAGGGCTCGGCACCTTCGTGCCGCTGGACGTCTCGGCCAGTGCGCTGGCCGGATCCACCGCCGCCCTCGCCGCCGACTACCCGGGGCTGCGGGTGCGCGGCATAGTCGGTGACTTCACGCGCCACCTGGCGCACCTGCCGACCGGCGGGCGGCGGCTGGTCATCTTCCTCGGTGGCACCATCGGCAACCTGCTGCCGGAGGAACGGTCGGAGTTCGTCGCCGGGATGCGGGCCGCGCTGGAGGCGGGTGACTGGCTGTTGGTCGGCACCGACCTGGTCAAGGACCCGGCGGTGATCGTGCCCGCGTACGACGACGCGGCAGGGGTGACCGCGGAGTTCAACCGCAACGTGTTGCGGGTGCTCAACCGGGAACTCGGCGCCGACTTCGATCCGGCGGGGTTCGCCCACGTCGCGCTCTGGAATCCGGAACAGGAGTGGATCGAGATGCGGCTGCGGGCGGAACGGTCCATGCGGGTGACGGTGCTGGACCTCGGCGTCGACTTCGCCGCCGGTGAGGACCTGCGTACGGAGGTGTCGGCGAAGTTCCGCCCGGAGGGGATCGCGGGGGAGTTGGCCGCCGGTGGTTTCCGTACCGAGCGGTTCTGGACCGATCCGGGTGGCCTGTTCGGGGTGACCCTCGCGCGCGCCGAATGA
- a CDS encoding TMEM165/GDT1 family protein yields MDGFLAALVISFGVIFVAELGDKSQLMALAFATRYRTAPVLIGITVATTAVHLASVAIGHGLGAALPTGWISLLAGLAFLGFGAWTLRGDRLTEDDERRAARGGRSAVITVGVAFFLAELGDKTMLATITLATQYGWFGTWIGSTIGMVAADALAIIAGRLLGRKLPERTIRYGAATLFAVSGVWLVVDAVIQLR; encoded by the coding sequence ATGGACGGGTTCCTCGCCGCGCTGGTGATCAGCTTCGGCGTCATCTTCGTCGCCGAACTGGGAGACAAGTCCCAGCTCATGGCCTTGGCCTTCGCCACCAGGTACCGCACGGCGCCGGTGCTGATCGGCATCACCGTCGCCACCACGGCGGTGCACCTCGCCTCGGTGGCGATCGGCCACGGCCTCGGCGCGGCCCTGCCGACCGGTTGGATCTCGCTGCTGGCGGGTCTGGCCTTCCTCGGCTTCGGCGCGTGGACGCTGCGGGGCGACCGGCTCACGGAGGACGACGAGCGCCGTGCCGCCCGCGGCGGCAGATCAGCCGTGATCACCGTCGGCGTCGCCTTCTTCCTCGCCGAGTTGGGCGACAAGACGATGCTGGCCACCATCACGCTGGCCACCCAGTACGGCTGGTTCGGCACCTGGATCGGCTCGACGATCGGCATGGTCGCGGCGGACGCGTTGGCGATCATCGCCGGTCGGCTGCTCGGCCGGAAACTGCCGGAACGGACCATCAGGTACGGCGCCGCCACGCTCTTCGCCGTCAGTGGTGTCTGGCTCGTCGTCGACGCGGTGATTCAGTTGCGCTGA
- a CDS encoding DUF1622 domain-containing protein, with amino-acid sequence MDVEAILQRGHELLVTAVELVGAFVIVVGATLAALRFVIDGLRHRDAAVFTRIRLSLGRFLTLGLEFQLAADILRTALSPTFAQIGQLAAIAAIRTVLNYVLGREIEHEQRQVDNR; translated from the coding sequence GTGGACGTCGAGGCGATCCTCCAACGGGGCCACGAGTTGCTGGTGACCGCGGTGGAACTCGTCGGCGCGTTCGTCATCGTCGTCGGTGCGACGTTGGCCGCGCTGCGGTTCGTGATCGACGGCCTGCGCCACCGCGACGCCGCCGTGTTCACTCGGATCCGGCTGTCCCTGGGGCGTTTCCTCACCCTTGGCCTGGAGTTCCAACTGGCGGCGGACATCCTGCGTACCGCGCTGTCGCCGACCTTCGCGCAGATCGGCCAGCTCGCCGCCATCGCCGCCATCCGGACGGTGCTGAACTACGTGCTGGGGCGCGAGATCGAACACGAGCAGCGGCAGGTCGACAATCGATGA